aatttagtatttaaaatgtaaaatttagtatttaaaatttaaattttgtagtTAAAAAAGTACtatactttttattttgtaaaaaacGCATTAGTATATAATGACTAATTTAGTAGTTAAAAATATTGACAAATATATAATGACTAATTTAgtagtatatataaaaaaaatttattatcataaaaaatatgtaaattaacatgtataaaataattttaaaaaataataaaattttaattcattcTTTACAAAGTCATTTAATCgcataaattatataaaaattatgcTCCTACATTACATGAAATTacataaaacttaaataaaaatattatttatatattaataattaattttaataattaattttaatatatatttagcATAATCGAATTAAGCTCATACAGTACAGGAAAATTGATCAAGTTCAtatactgtttttttttttttttgttgcattATATTAGAAGAGGCTCGATCTCAAAATTTCTATCCGGAAAGGAGGAATAAATGCCATCATATGGCTCATGGGCAGTTCATATATTGATATACCTTAACATTAACatttttaagaattaaaaaaaaaaaaaaaaaaaaaaaaaaaaaaaaccaacatAAGGATGTGGGGTATATTCGATTCAGAAGTTAATGACCAATTGACCCACCTACCTACCATAGTACCATGTTGCAAATGTGCTGATATTCGGAGTTCAATCCCAGTTAGCTAAATGCTAACGATTACCGTATAGCTTATCAAAATGAACAGGAATATGGTTgaccaaaaattaaaagagaaagtGTGTTTAGAGTCAATATTGCTTAGTTAATATTACAATCAAcattcaatattaaaaaaaaatcaaaatttttaaaaataaaaatatttgaaacaTAATTAGAAGAATATCTAACACTAGTTAATATTACAATCAAcattcaatattaaaaaaaaatcaaaatttttaaaaataaaaatatttgaaacaTAATTAGAAGAATATCTAACactaaaattcaataaaattttatctttaataaattCATGCTGAATTTATTTGATAATTTACTATaatattatctaaaattaaCAGGTATAATATTAGTTCTCTAAATTactcattaaaaaaataaaaaataaacatcgACTCTAGACATCTTTGAAAAACATTGGTCCTTTCTttgaataatataattttttataatgattctaattgttataattatattataaatttattggtatttattatttaatatgtaTGTGAAAAACTTATTAAAAATAACAGATATTAATTGTctcacaaaaataatttttaaaactacaaattaataaaaaatttattaaaaattaaaatatctaatttagagtaaaaaacttaaataaataaatgccGACTTAAATTTACGCAAATTGCCCAAACAAAAAAACGTTGCATGCAAGTTCCTAAAGGACATTCTATGTAAATCAAAGCAGACATACTCGATTTAGGTTCGTTGATAGTAAATCGAAATAGCCATATTCGATTTAGTAGATTTTCAAGCAAATCGAATCACACTCATTCAATTTTATGCATGCATGGTGAGGGTTCCTAGTAAATCGAACGAGCCCAATTCGATTTACCATACTCGTCATGTCCATGAATAAATCGACACAGGGCAAGTCGATTTAGTATGTATTCAGCAAGATATATAAATAGATATAACTTAATTCGATTTACTAGGTCACAAATGTATATAAATAGCTGTTGAATGTGAATTCCTCATCATAGTGATTTGCAATGCTATTGATGAGAGTTTTTTAGTTTTGGTGCACTATAGAGGATCGATTAAGAAAAAATGCGTTCTGGAACTAAGTTTATTGATAAAGATCCGCTTAGTGTTTTTCTCAGACCTTCAACGAGTTTCACCGAGTTTCAAAATACTATAATCCAAAAACTGGGGTTGCAAGGCGTAAAACGGGTGGAGAAGTTATTCTATAGAATTCTGATTTTCGTTTTGCGAGATAATGTGAAGTACGATTCATTCGTCATAAGCAGCAACCAAAATTTACAAGTTCTGTTCCATTGTCGTTGCTGTTGGCCAAACTTGTGGATGTGGTCTCTAGTTCAAGAGGTTCTAACCGGAATCCTCAGCCTTCAGCCACGGCAGCCTGCTCTAGTTCGAGGCATGTTAGTGCCTCTTTGTCTCTGTCCGTGATTCAGCCTGAGGCAGCTTTGGTTGCCTCCCCATCCTTCGCTGCTGATCTAAATCGCACTCGTGACAGAAAAGTGGATAACATTGGACTCTTCGATGATGTTGCGATTGCAATAGCCGGCATTCCTGAGATGGTACCAGAATTTCGACAGGGTGGAGCACCGGATGGTGTGGAAGATGTATTTCAGgatgaggatgatgatgatgtggaCTCCACCACAATCGCCGATGATAGCGATGATGAGTTAGCAAGGAGTACTCCAACTGAGGGTAGTGGAGCGATTATTTCAGGAACTCCGCAGTACCTCCCGCACTTTTCAACTTTGGAATTGGATGCCGTGAGACAGCAGGGGGTACCTGGCGTGTCTGTCAGATTTTGGGGCCTATGACACACATGATACAGGAAGACTAGCTGAGTTCAAAGTTGGTCAGCAGTTTCAGGATAAAGAGGAGGTCGTACAGAGTGTGAAGACTTATAGCATCCGACGTGGGGTCGAGTATAAAGTGTTGGAATCCGATTATCACAAGTACCATGGAAAGTGTAAAGAATTTGGCAACGGGTGCACACGGTTGATTCGTATTAGTCTCCGCCAGTGCAGAGGTATTTCGGAGGTAAAACGGTACAATTGACCATATACTTGTCTAGCCACTTCGATATCCAGTGATCACAGGAGGCTTAATTACCATGTGATCTCGGTTTTCATACTACCTATTATTAGAGCCGATGCTACCGTGTCGATCAAGTTACTGCAGAATGCGACAGAGGCCTATTTTGGTTTTAGACCGACTTACAGGAGTGTTTGGATGGCTAAGCAGAAGGTCATGACTTAGATTTACGGAGACTGGAAAGAGTCATATAATGAGTTGCCGCGATGGGTGCTAGGTGTGTAGATGACGATGTCGGGTAATGTTGCAGTGTTGAGGACGAGTCCTGTGCACTACTTGCACTACCTCCATAATGCTGCGTGTCGTGACTCTAGTATCTCCAGATGCACTACCTGCACGACGTCCGGCGAGCTATACGGCATCCAAGCAAACTGAAAAGACAAATTAGGTCCCATATAAGGATTCATCTCCAGTAAGAACACAAAAtaaatgaagaataaaacacTAAACTGTCTGATACTCACATCGCCAGCACGAAGTAAATCTATCCTCAGTCTACAATGCGCGATTCGAGTTCTCTTCTCGCTCGATGTTGGCTGATAACTTGACCACCTGCCATCCAAAAAATGTTATCAACAAGTAAATCTATCGAAAAAAGAGGAGGCCGTACAGAGTGTGAAGACTTATAGGATCTGACGTGGGGTCGAGTATAAAGTGTTGGAATCCGATTATCACAAATACCATGGAAAGTGTAAAAAATTTGGCAACGGGTGCACATGGTTGATTCGTATTAGTCTCCGCCAGTGCAGAGGTATTTCGGAGGTAAAACGGTACAATTGACCATATACTTGTCTAGCCACTTCGATATCCAGTGATCACAGGAGGCTTAATTACCATGTGATCTCGATTTTCATACTACCTATTATTAGAGCTGATGCTACCGTGTTGATCAAGTTACTGCAGAATGCGACAGAGGCCTATTTTGGTTTTAGACCGACTTACAGGAGTGTTTGGATAGCTAAGCAGAAGGTCATGACTTAGATTTACGGAGACTGAAAAGAGTCATATAATGAGTTATCGCGATGGGTGCTAGGTGTGTAGATGACGATGTCGGGTAGTGTTGCAGTGTTGAGGACGAGTCATGTGCACTACTTGCACTACCTCCATAATGCTGCATGTCGTGACTCTAGTATCTCCGGATGCACTACCTGCACGACGTCCGGCGAGCTATACAGCATCCAAGCAAACTGAAAAGGCAAATTAGGTCCAATATAAGGATTCATCTCCAGTAAGAACACAAAAtaaatgaagaataaaacacTAAACTGTCTGATACTCACATCGCCAGCACGAAGTAAATCTATCCTCAGTCTACAATGCGCGATTCGAGGTCTCTTCTCGCTCGATTTTGGCTGATAACTTGACCACCTGCCACCCAAAAAATGTTATCAACAAGTAAATCTATCGAAAAAAAGAGAACGCAGAAAACAACTAGTAATCAATTGCGTATCTCATGGCCGAGGGCCAGTGAAAGACGTCAACCCATCGGGACTAAAACTCGGGAACCGCCAGAAGATCCATGACACTTGTATAACCACGACAGAGCGATAGATCCCCAACTATATCTGCCCATGTCCTCTAATCTCGCTACGTACGGCATCCACCTGATATGCATGTGGGTATCAGACTTGTCACCGAAGAACTACGTCGATAATAGCATCATGATGTATGCTCTCGCGTACTTCCTGACTATCTCCTCGTCTGCACCCTTGGGAAGGTCACTGAATTTCTCCTGCATCTAAGTGAACTTCACAGTGAACTTGTCGATGCAGTCCGATGGTGGCAACACACCCAACAACTCCTCAAACTAAGCCCATGCCTGACGGCCTCTGTCGATGTACCGCTCGAAGTCTATCAAACATCCGCTGACGTACTATCCGTAGATCAAGAGTCCTAGCTGGTAGGCTACATCATCCTGTAGTATAATCGTGCACTCATCGAATGACAGATGAAATATATGAGTTTTCGTATGCCATCTCTCCATAAATGCACTGACTAATGGCTCATCCAACCTAAACCAGTGGTCGTTGAGCTTCACGAGATGGAGCAGGCTAGCCATCTGGAGGTACGGCATGATCCTATCTTCTAACGATATACCATGCTGCCTCCTCATGCTTGTGATACAGAGATGGACTGCATTACATTGAAAAAATTCTCTTAGAATTATAACACTTTACAAAACAATAATCActtaaaatagataattttaatcgaaaaatattttaaccAGAATTCTATTAAACTTTCAGAATCCCTTATCCAACATACATTTGTGATTTGAATACTCTAACCACTATTCAAGATTTAAAGATTCTAACAATTATAATACTCAACTTCTAAACAGTTTAAAATAACTAACTAGCTCCTAACACACTACTATCCCTAAATCAAACTCTAACTACTACTTAAAGTTTAGACATTCTAATCATTCTAATAATCAAGTTTTAAGCGATTTAATATCactaacaattatttatttatttcttataagaaaataaaaataattaaattttatttactatCATCTTTATGTACACTACCAGCGATATGTGCGACTCCTTTCAATCGATAGATTCGATTTGAGTTGTCTTCTATTTTGATAGGTTGCGTTGCTTTCTCTGGATTTAGTGGGGTATGGTTTGGTGAAATGTAATTCGAATGAAgtgaatttgaattatttatagcGGCTGTGCATGTAAAGAATGAGGCTATTTCAATTTACATTGAACAACCAACCTATATAAATCGAATCGAGGCTTTTCGATTTACTAGGGTGTAATTCGAATTCAGCCAATTCGAATTATTATGGACACAAATTTTGGGCTAATTGAACTACCCTAATTCAATTTATTATGAGTGACATGAAACTGTGTGCATTATTTAGTAAATCTATGACTCCTGATTCGATTTAGTGGGAGCATGTCTAAATCAACATGGATCAATTTGATTTATGTGTagtacaaaatttttttattaaatcgATACAAGCTAATGCGATTTACTACTATTAGAGGTGTTCGCGGTGTGGTTTGGATCAATTTTGAGTCAAAAACTTATCCGATTCGAACACTAATTTTACTTGCGGTGCGCTTTGTAttggatgttttttttttaaaatctaatcCAATCCGATCCAATTTCAAGCGGTTTGGATTAGATTGGATTTGcgattttataaattaaaaaaattaaatacatataacaagtctcaacatcaaattttaaataatcaataatgacataacaagtctcaacaatatcttaaaaagacaacaataacataacaatagaaataaaattatagattagttaaaataaataaataaataatattttgaacataaaatatttattaaataataataatatataaataatataaaaatatataaaaaattaaacatattataagtataattgtaaatataataataaaataataatattatagtacATTGTGCAGTTTGAATTAGATTGGTTATAAAAATTAGATCCAAAATCCGATCCAATCCAGCGGTttgcaaaaaatataattcaatCAAATCCAAATTAGTACGGTTTTAATcgatttttaatttaaattaaattaaataaacgaTTTAATTTAGAtcgatttaaatttaaacatcTCTAACTACTATAATTTATAATTCGAATTACACTCGTTCAATTTATATAATAACATACTTTAGGAGATTTACGTTCCATTCCTGTTTTAGCCTTTTAGGTGATTCACATAAATCTcattatcatttaatttatcTAAGTAATTTATCCTCTCATTTaagtatttattattaaaaaaaatagctaGGAATCTAGGATGATATAAGATACTGCCAAAATTGGGATATAAATTCAGATCGACAAAGACAATACTCTTGAGTGGGTTTggtatctatatatatatgggGGCTAGCTGGTGCAGACAACACAATATTTCCCCCTCTTAACAAAGAATCTCTAgttgttttaacttttaagtgTTGTGTTTGGTTTTAGAAATAAGTcacaaataaaaaacaaaaaagatgaaaaaaagtgtattttaaatttaggaaaatattaaaaaatatcctatttatattataaaatttactagaattaataattaaatttgtctctaaataaaaaatatttcaatcactatttttatctctaaataataaaattaatcaaaaatcaaagtagtcctaaaaaataaaaaaaataattgacgTAGTTAACATTTACTGACGTAAACCGTCAACTGGCATCAAAGGACACTCTTACTCGTATCTAATGTGATGTTAATAAGATAAAACAAATTTGTTAAACTAACTCAAATCAGCCCCCAATGCAAGAATAATCCTAATCCCTAATTTTGAGGGCAATTTACGTTATTAAATTGTTTCATCCTCAATATTACGCAAATGCATTGTTTCTAAATCTAATACGCAAATACATTGATTCACAATTCTATATAAACCGCTACTGGCAGTAGCGGTTTACAGGTGTACATAAACCGCTACAATCAGCCGCGGTTTACGTGTGTGTATGAGTGTAAACCGCTGCAGGCAGCAGCGGTTTACGTGTGTGCGTGTGTGAGTGTAAACCGCTGCAGGCTATAGCGGTTTACGTGTAGTGTGCTACCTaatcaaattatataaaattaaataaaaattaactaagtTCCATACAAAAGAATATattaatagaaataattaaaaattttatatggaTAATAAGTACTAAATATTCCGttacaaaaatataacaatatgcattagagaatataaaaaaaattctaaaaaaacaTATTACTATgaacaaacaaaataaatgaaaaattgattaaaaaaatcaaaacttataaaagaatactaaaaataatagtacaaaaaattatttatttataaaacaTGGCTATAATACAAAAATTCTGATAATTattcttgatttttttattacaaataaaaTCGAATGgcaaaattagtaaaaaaataattttttttaaattatttttcaatttaataatTGAACAAAACGTAAAAACTACACTTAGTTATTTCCAGTGAACAAGAGTTAAAACATAGAAGTCATGTTTGTCTTTaaggaaaaagaaaacagacaaacaaaaaattCTGATATTTAACaagaaaaatctaattaaaaagatgttgCAGCGAGTACATAAAATCGACCATGATACATACGCCTATATTAAAATCCACGATTATAAAATAtaagttaaaatataaaatatataggtgAGTACATACAAATAGAGAGATATATAGGTGTATTATACACATAATATATTAAAacagtatttttttattcttattttttgtgTAATTTACTCTCTAACTGAACTATATATGACCTCCATTAATTCTTAGAAGATAGTACAATTTacattattttttgaaaaatatatacacgtgacttttgtttatttaattttcaatgaAATTATTTGGTAtaacatttatattttaattacaatataaGGAGAAGaaactatatatatgtattgaaaattacttttaactttttcagttaacattttttgttaaatttttttattttattttgatttctttttcatctATTTGGAAGCAGAATCTCAGACTGAAAAAGGGGACAATAATccctttaaattttaattttttttatataaattttaattttatttttttaaattttttttattttattttattataaaattaatttttggttATTCTTTAATATTTTGCCTAGTTTCGTCATTGtatctatatattattttatcatcTAATTGTTGACCGAAAAACTTTAGATTTTATCATctaattatctaattttttgtttgaaataGACACACTACATGTAAACCGCTATAGCCTATAGCGGTTTACACTCACACATACGTAAACCGCTGCTCCCTGCAGCGGTTTACACTCACACACGGACACACGTAAACCGTTGCTGATTGTAGCGGTTTATGCACACATGTAAACCGTTACTACCAGTAGCGGTTTATATAGAATTGTGAATCAATGTATTTACGTATTGGATTTGGAAACAATGTATTTGCGTAATATTGAGGGTGTAACAATTTAATAACGTAAATTGCCCTAATTTTGATGCTTACACTTATGCTTTTCACTTTGATGACAAAACAAATTCAACTCTCTGATCTTTATCTTCATGGTTGCTTTTGTAAACTAAACAGTGTCCCACTCAATACTCAGAGATGCAAAGATTCAAGCCAATAACTTATCATCACTCTATTCCCACTCCTCCTTATCTTCATGTTTGATGCTTTTTTACTTGTCTATTAAGATTCCTTCAGTTTCATCAATGCAATTTTTGAGATTTTTCttctaataaataatttatcatGAATGTGGCTTCATTGATTGAGCTCAATTATTATTGGATGGTACCAACTAATGGGGGTTTGTTTGGCTAGATAATGAATACATATGTACGGTTACTTCACCTTTGGGGGGAGCGGAGGGGTGGATTTTTGGAATTTCTTTTGAGTgtgaatattataaaaaaaaaaaaaactataggtcatcaactcaatttttttagttaacaATCTAacaacatattttattttatacttttaaacattattgataactaaccaattgacaaaaataataaattttaatagttCTAGAACATTTCTCTTACCAAAATTCTACCAAAACGAATTCAACTTAAACATTGATGTTTTGAACATTGCTTTTGGTTCCGTTAATTTTGCAAACTTAGTTCATATGTTCACAACTTCACATGGAGTGGATGAAGAATTTACTTGCTCTTTAGAGTAAAGGTGGACAATTTTGGAAAATATGACAATTTTGCAGACATGTATAAAAACCGATTGAGAGAGAATTGGCTCAAAGAAGTTGTTTTAATTTGTTAGCCTATTCATGCATCCGAAAAGGGATTTATTTCGTTGgttagtattattgattcttaAATTTCTGTGTAAACATTTGATCTAGACTCTTCGTACACGGGCTCAAAATCGAGAAGCTGCTAGGAAGAGTCAATTGAGGAAGAAGGTAAACTAATAGCTTTCAACGTGATATGTTAGATGCTCAATTGAACCTAAACTTAATTTGTTGAAATATTAGGGTTCTTATATTTATGGactaatttgaattatttttacaTACTCATCTTGTCAATATCAACAAAATACTGTAAAGAATGTTTTAAGCTGTCACATAATGGCTCACGTTAGCAAAAGTTAATTATGTTAAGATGACGAAAAAATTAACGAAAGTAAGTTGTTatcttttgaaaattattttaattaatttaattatttatatataaaaatggagatcaaaatatattttggagatgaatttaatttattatttttttttcttggatgAAGTAAAAATACATTGTCTTATACCGTTTTCTATACATGAACATATTTATATGTTTTACCATGCATGATGCATCTCTGTAACTTTATTCTATTTTTGAAACACAACGCAGCTGCACCATATATACTATGTATATATTATAGTATGAGCAATGTTATAGGACcaacataatttattattatttattaatagttagttaataatatttaaaaatgttaattaaaaaaataatgttaaattattgattaaaaatattaattaatataaaattttttagataaacttttactaaaatttttttaagtgattctcttttaaaagatattttaaaaagtaaaaataattttatatttaaatattattatattattttataatagatagcattttaacattaaaaatgTTGACTTAGCAGTTTTAATACtagtatatatgtatatatttctcttctcaacttattttaaaaaattattctttataattatattatatataaaaataattattaatgtaTAATTATACTAATGGTCAAttcttataataatttttaattaaacatAATAAATGACAAATTAATATTGATAtcaatagtaaaaaattaaacataaatttataattctaATTGCCACAATGCACGTGTGTATTAATTAATGGCAAAGTGATattaatatcaataattaattccGTACTAATAAAAATTGTTTATTTATAGTATTTTTTGTGTGATTTATGAGTTTAAAtttaatatctaaaatattttatttaattttttaatttattatttttctttgactattttataaaataaaaatatatatttttaattttttatcaaag
This sequence is a window from Arachis stenosperma cultivar V10309 chromosome 10, arast.V10309.gnm1.PFL2, whole genome shotgun sequence. Protein-coding genes within it:
- the LOC130957560 gene encoding uncharacterized protein LOC130957560; this translates as MRSGTKFIDKDPLSVFLRPSTSFTEFQNTIIQKLGLQGQPKFTSSVPLSLLLAKLVDVVSSSRGSNRNPQPSATAACSSSRHVSASLSLSVIQPEAALVASPSFAADLNRTRDRKVDNIGLFDDVAIAIAGIPEMVPEFRQGGAPDGVEDVFQDEDDDDVDSTTIADDSDDELARSTPTEGSGAIISGTPQYLPHFSTLELDAVRQQGFQDKEEVVQSVKTYSIRRGVEYKVLESDYHKYHGKCKEFGNGCTRLIRISLRQCRGISEVKRADATVSIKLLQNATEAYFGFRPTYRSVWMAKQKVMT